A portion of the Cryptomeria japonica chromosome 5, Sugi_1.0, whole genome shotgun sequence genome contains these proteins:
- the LOC131043023 gene encoding homeobox-leucine zipper protein HOX3, producing the protein MEMVTVDCDEGVEHAFQSDRTPVSSHYLHHASACLECLPSEQKTSNEKSEGSNPNSLDLNKTPPSDGQDDLQKDFNLDNRLLRISNEQEKVGIKRGQRLTEEQYAYLEQCYKENNKMSEDYIQMEALANKLDISPRKVQVWFRNRRRRIKTKQNKMVGTELRFRFSEEQYANLEECFKQNNTVDKIQLEALANLLNVSRRKVQVWFQNRRKRNKRKQNEMDSGKQENVLREEKKRMHKELAEIKAPETPPAAPLVGCPSCQRVISTTRLTTSG; encoded by the exons ATGGAAATGGTTACTGTGGATTGTGATGAAGGGGTGGAGCATGCTTTCCAATCTGATCGTACCCCTGTTTCTTCACACTATTTGCATCATGCTTCCGCTTGTTTGGAGTGTCTCCCATCGGAGCAAAAAACGTCAA ACGAAAAATCGGAAGGAAGCAACCCAAATAGTTTGGACCTCAATAAAACACCACCTTCTGATGGACAGGACGATTTGCAGAAGGATTTTAATCTCGATAATAGATTGTTGAGGATCAGCAATGAGCAAGAGAAGGTTGGTATTAAACGAGGGCAGAGATTGACGGAAGAACAATACGCTTATTTGGAACAATGCTACAAAGAGAACAACAAAATGTCAGAAGATTAT ATCCAAATGGAGGCTCTGGCAAACAAGCTAGATATCAGCCCTCGAAAAGTTCAAGTTTGGTTTCGGAATAGGAGGAGAAG GATCAAAACGAAGCAAAACAAAATGGTTGGTACTGAACTAAGGTTCAGATTTTCAGAAGAGCAATATGCTAATTTGGAAGAATGCTTCAAACAGAACAATACAGTGGATAAA ATCCAATTGGAGGCTTTGGCCAACCTGCTAAATGTCAGCCGTCGAAAAGTTCAAGTTTGGTTTCAAAATAGGAGGAAGAG GAACAAAAGGAAGCAAAACGAAATGGATAGTGGGAAACAAGAGAATGTATtaagagaggaaaagaagagaatgcatAAAGAGTTGGCAGAAATTAAGGCGCCTGAAACACCACCTGCAGCACCATTAGTGGGATGTCCTTCCTGTCAAAGGGTTATCAGCACTACTCGTTTGACAACTTCTGGATGA